TCTCCCTCCGAATTTATAAAAATCTTGTTAAGTTAATTATGAATAATAATAAGAAGAAAAATATTAAAACATTAATATTTATAAAAATTTCAACTAACTAATCAGCATACTTTTCTTTGAATATATTTTTTTTATTTACTAAAGTCATAAATCCAAAATCATTTAAATTATGAATTATAATAGCAGCCCAAATACTCTTTGTTAAATAAACGCTTATGGCACATATTACCCCCAAAACTAATGAACCTATCCAAACAAACTTGTTGTTCCAAGTTTTTAAATGAAGTCCTAAAAATAATACTGATGTTAATGAGATGGCTACAATAGGTTGAAATAGTTTTAAAAGTGGAATAAGAATAATTCCTCGGTATAAGAATTCTTCTGCTGGTAATTCTAATCCATAAATTAATAAGCTAGTATAAATTAATCCTTTGTTCACATTTTCCTTTTTTAGCTTAACTCCTTTAGCTACTAATATATGAATTCCCATAAAAACAATTCCAATTATTAGACCGCAAAAAATAGCTCTAGTAGATATATACAAGAATGTCTTATCTACAAAATACAAAGTAGCTAATCCAAATACAATAAAAAATATTCTCTTAAAAATGTTTTCTTTTAAAGTTCTTATCTTCAAAAATATATCTATTAATGTTAATGCTAATCCTATTATTAAGAACACAATATCCATATATGATCCTCCATTATGATTTTCTTACTTTCAATATACTAACAATATACTAACTTTACGATTCAAAAAAAATATTACAATAAATCTTCTATCTTATTGCCATCAACCTCAATTACTCTTAAATCATCAGAATCTACCCAATGTATATCTCCTTCTTTATCTGCAACTGCTACAACTCTAATATTTCCCTCATCTTCGTGTGGAAATAAATTACCTCCTAAAAAACTAGGTCTTGTTGCTTTATATGCTCCAAAACCAGTCCCTATTAAAATGTATTTCTTTCCATCTTTTTTATAACTTACTACAATTGCCACGCTAAATCGCTCCTAAAAAATTTTCTATTGAATAAAGACCTAAGAAGCTTTTCTCAAATTTACATTTTTTCATTCTTAATTAACCAAACTAAAGTCCCACCCGCTGATTTTCTTTTGATAGGGCCATTCTTCATTTCACAT
The genomic region above belongs to Caloranaerobacter sp. TR13 and contains:
- a CDS encoding CPBP family intramembrane glutamic endopeptidase; translation: MDIVFLIIGLALTLIDIFLKIRTLKENIFKRIFFIVFGLATLYFVDKTFLYISTRAIFCGLIIGIVFMGIHILVAKGVKLKKENVNKGLIYTSLLIYGLELPAEEFLYRGIILIPLLKLFQPIVAISLTSVLFLGLHLKTWNNKFVWIGSLVLGVICAISVYLTKSIWAAIIIHNLNDFGFMTLVNKKNIFKEKYAD